In Polynucleobacter arcticus, the following proteins share a genomic window:
- a CDS encoding YaeQ family protein — protein sequence MALRATIHKADLHVADSDRHYYGSHSLTIAKHPSETEERMMVRIIAFALQAQEDLAFTKGLSDTDEPDLWVKDLTDAIKLWIEIGQPDDRRILKACGRSDQVIVYCYGGHTSKIWWDGIANKLTRARNLQVVSIPAEQAKELNTLVERSMVLHVNIQDGEAYVSSDMGQVTITPEIWRSQQP from the coding sequence ATGGCTCTACGCGCAACTATCCACAAAGCCGACCTCCACGTCGCAGATTCTGACCGTCACTATTACGGCAGTCACTCCCTCACTATAGCCAAGCATCCCTCGGAAACTGAAGAGCGAATGATGGTTCGGATTATTGCGTTTGCCCTGCAAGCCCAAGAAGATCTGGCATTCACTAAGGGCTTAAGCGACACGGATGAGCCAGATCTTTGGGTAAAAGACCTCACCGATGCCATTAAGCTCTGGATTGAAATTGGTCAGCCAGACGATCGACGTATCCTTAAGGCCTGCGGTCGGTCCGATCAAGTGATCGTCTATTGCTATGGCGGCCATACGAGCAAGATCTGGTGGGACGGCATCGCCAATAAGCTAACTCGTGCACGTAATCTCCAAGTAGTCTCTATTCCAGCAGAGCAGGCTAAAGAACTGAATACATTAGTGGAGCGCAGTATGGTGCTACATGTCAATATTCAAGATGGCGAAGCTTACGTATCTTCGGATATGGGACAAGTGACCATTACCCCTGAAATTTGGCGCAGCCAACAACCATGA
- a CDS encoding NAD(P)/FAD-dependent oxidoreductase — MIRITELRLPITHAPEALEEAILARLHIQAQDLIRTEVFKRSYDARKNVALAFIYTVDLSVKDEEKLLKQFSNDMHVRPSPDTSYHFVANSSQAKDTSFVRPVVIGFGPCGIFAALVLAQMGFKPIVLERGKPVRERTQDTWGLWRKNVLNPESNVQFGEGGAGTFSDGKLWSQIKDPKFYGRKVIGEFIKAGAPEEIRYVAKPHIGTFRLVGVVERMRQEIIELGGEIRFSQKVVGFDIQNDQIAGVKIEGHPDLPANHVVLALGHSARDTFEVLHAAGVYMEAKPFSVGFRIEHPQSLIDKARLGPHAGNELIGAADYKLVHHAKNGRAVYSFCMCPGGTVVAATSEPNRVVTNGMSQYSRNERNANAGIVVGITPEDYPGGPLAGIEFQRALESKAYELGGFTYEAPGQLVGDFLAGKASTDFGSVIPSYKPGVHLTDLADALPSYAIEAIREAIPAFEKQIKGFSMKDAVLTGIETRTSSPLRITRGANLQSLNIKGLYPAGEGAGYAGGILSAGVDGIKVAEAVALDYLSK, encoded by the coding sequence ATGATCCGTATTACCGAACTTCGCCTGCCAATTACCCATGCCCCCGAGGCATTGGAGGAGGCGATCCTAGCTCGTTTGCATATCCAAGCTCAAGACTTGATTCGGACGGAAGTATTTAAACGGAGTTATGACGCCAGAAAGAACGTTGCGCTGGCCTTCATTTATACAGTTGATTTATCAGTAAAAGATGAAGAAAAGCTACTGAAGCAGTTTTCGAATGATATGCATGTTCGGCCATCTCCCGATACGAGTTATCACTTTGTAGCCAACTCCTCACAAGCCAAGGATACTAGTTTTGTACGTCCCGTTGTTATTGGTTTTGGCCCTTGTGGAATTTTTGCTGCCTTGGTATTAGCTCAGATGGGTTTTAAGCCGATCGTATTAGAGCGTGGCAAACCCGTACGCGAACGTACACAAGACACTTGGGGTCTATGGCGCAAGAATGTCCTCAATCCAGAATCTAATGTGCAATTTGGTGAGGGAGGAGCAGGGACGTTTTCTGATGGCAAGCTCTGGAGTCAAATTAAAGATCCAAAGTTTTACGGACGTAAGGTCATTGGTGAATTTATTAAAGCGGGTGCTCCAGAAGAAATTCGTTACGTAGCTAAGCCGCATATTGGAACCTTCCGCTTAGTTGGTGTTGTCGAAAGAATGCGCCAAGAAATTATTGAACTTGGTGGAGAGATACGTTTCTCACAAAAGGTGGTTGGCTTTGATATTCAGAATGATCAAATTGCTGGAGTCAAAATTGAGGGGCATCCAGACTTGCCTGCCAATCATGTGGTGCTTGCTTTAGGGCACAGTGCTCGTGATACCTTTGAGGTCTTGCATGCAGCAGGGGTTTATATGGAAGCAAAACCCTTTTCAGTAGGCTTTCGCATTGAGCATCCCCAATCCTTGATTGATAAAGCTCGTCTAGGGCCTCACGCTGGCAATGAACTCATCGGTGCAGCTGATTACAAATTGGTTCACCATGCTAAGAATGGCCGCGCGGTCTATAGCTTTTGCATGTGCCCAGGTGGAACTGTAGTTGCTGCAACCTCCGAACCAAATCGTGTTGTGACTAACGGAATGAGTCAGTACTCCCGTAACGAGCGCAATGCTAATGCGGGTATCGTGGTTGGCATTACTCCCGAAGACTATCCTGGCGGCCCTTTAGCAGGCATTGAGTTTCAAAGGGCTCTAGAGTCCAAGGCATACGAGCTAGGCGGGTTTACCTATGAAGCCCCCGGACAATTGGTAGGAGACTTCCTCGCTGGCAAGGCTTCTACGGATTTTGGTTCTGTAATCCCATCTTATAAACCGGGCGTTCATTTGACAGACCTTGCTGATGCCTTACCCTCCTATGCAATTGAGGCGATTCGAGAAGCAATCCCCGCTTTTGAGAAGCAGATTAAAGGCTTTTCGATGAAGGATGCGGTATTGACTGGCATTGAGACGCGTACATCATCACCTTTGCGAATTACGCGAGGTGCAAATCTCCAGAGTCTAAATATCAAAGGCCTTTACCCTGCAGGCGAGGGTGCTGGTTATGCGGGGGGTATCTTGTCGGCTGGGGTGGATGGAATTAAAGTAGCCGAAGCAGTCGCGCTCGATTATCTTTCTAAATAA
- a CDS encoding DnaJ C-terminal domain-containing protein: MKFRDYYETLGVARGATEAEIKSAYRKLARKYHPDVNKEAGAEDQFKELGEAYSVLKDTEKRAAYDRMGANWKNGQDFTPPPNWNEGFEYSDGNYGGGHGGFGGGYEGDQSEFFESLFGHGRHRQGGRGGNPRQGMDFKGQDHHAKILIDLADTYNGAKRTISLHMPTQDANGHVSTQERKLDVSIPKGIKAGQNLRLAGQGGPGMGAGGAGDLYLEIDFHPNPIYRIDGKDVYLDLPLAPWEAALGTTVNIPTPAGSTLELTIPAGTATGRKMRLKGKGIPSKDAGDLYVVPNIVLPGAETDAQKEAYQALEKAFDFKPRTHLKG; the protein is encoded by the coding sequence ATGAAATTTAGGGATTACTACGAAACACTCGGCGTCGCACGGGGCGCTACAGAAGCTGAAATTAAATCAGCCTACCGAAAGCTCGCCCGCAAATATCATCCAGATGTCAACAAAGAGGCTGGCGCAGAAGATCAGTTCAAGGAACTTGGGGAAGCCTACTCCGTCTTAAAAGATACTGAGAAGCGCGCTGCTTACGATCGCATGGGCGCCAATTGGAAGAATGGTCAAGACTTCACACCGCCACCAAACTGGAACGAAGGATTTGAGTATTCAGATGGTAACTATGGTGGTGGTCATGGCGGCTTTGGTGGTGGCTATGAGGGCGATCAAAGCGAGTTCTTTGAATCACTATTTGGTCATGGCCGACATCGCCAAGGGGGACGTGGCGGCAATCCGCGTCAAGGTATGGACTTTAAGGGCCAAGATCATCACGCCAAAATACTGATTGATCTTGCTGACACTTATAACGGTGCAAAACGCACCATCTCTCTACATATGCCGACCCAAGATGCCAACGGTCATGTCAGCACTCAAGAGCGCAAACTCGATGTCAGCATCCCCAAGGGTATTAAGGCTGGACAAAATTTACGCTTAGCCGGTCAAGGAGGTCCGGGCATGGGTGCTGGCGGCGCAGGTGACCTCTACCTTGAAATTGACTTCCACCCTAATCCGATTTATCGCATAGATGGCAAAGATGTTTATTTAGATCTACCCCTGGCTCCATGGGAAGCTGCATTAGGAACCACAGTCAATATTCCCACCCCTGCAGGATCTACTCTGGAGTTAACTATTCCCGCTGGAACTGCTACGGGTCGCAAGATGCGACTCAAGGGCAAAGGTATTCCCAGTAAAGATGCTGGCGACTTATACGTAGTTCCAAATATCGTCTTGCCCGGCGCAGAAACTGATGCACAAAAAGAAGCCTATCAAGCCTTAGAAAAAGCTTTTGATTTCAAGCCTAGAACCCACCTGAAGGGATGA
- a CDS encoding ATP-binding cassette domain-containing protein produces the protein MALIVLTDAKLAFGHVDLLANTAFSLESGERVGLIGRNGTGKSSLLKILAGIEKMDDGLLQYQQGLRIAYVPQEPIFDAEETVFDAVSKGVAQAKALREEYEALSIGEWDDASHNRLDEVQSQLEALSGWNWEQRVHETLDRLHLEADLKISTLSGGTKKRVALARALVEMPDVLLLDEPTNHLDLDSISWLEDLLKEYKGSVILITHDRAFLDNVCTQIVELDRGILRTYPGNFSAYEVLKDQEMNSESLANARADKLLAQEEVWIRKGVEARRTRSVARIARLENLRASRSQRRDAVGQVKLAVSAGDRSGKIVADLQNVSKSYGRPIVQDFTATILRGDKVGLLGPNGAGKTTLLKLILGTIAPDSGTATMGTRIEVAYFDQMREGLDLNASLEDYISPGSEWIEINGNKKHVKSYLSDFLFAPERTNSPVSTLSGGERNRLLLARLFARPANVLVLDEPTNDLDIDTLDLLEQLLQDYKGTVFLVSHDRYFLDNVVTSIIANEGDGFWREYEGGYEDWKIQKARSDKIRAANGGAKAVEKSESKSEVKAELKTESKPAPAKDAVQKLNGKERQELEALPLQIEVLEKEQAEIGIAMSNPELYKNEPELAASMQARLSEITADLDVKLQRWELLLSRSES, from the coding sequence ATGGCCTTAATCGTACTCACTGATGCAAAACTGGCTTTTGGCCACGTTGACCTCCTCGCAAACACCGCTTTCTCACTGGAATCTGGGGAGCGGGTTGGTTTAATTGGCCGTAATGGCACTGGAAAGTCTTCTTTATTGAAGATCTTGGCCGGCATAGAAAAAATGGATGATGGTTTGCTGCAATATCAGCAAGGCCTTCGTATTGCCTATGTTCCCCAGGAGCCTATCTTCGATGCTGAGGAGACGGTCTTTGATGCGGTATCCAAGGGTGTTGCTCAGGCTAAAGCCCTGCGTGAAGAATATGAGGCTCTGAGCATAGGGGAGTGGGATGATGCTTCTCACAACCGATTGGATGAAGTGCAATCTCAATTAGAGGCTCTCAGTGGCTGGAATTGGGAGCAACGCGTTCATGAAACGCTAGATCGCCTGCATTTAGAAGCTGATCTTAAAATTAGCACGCTCTCTGGTGGAACTAAGAAACGCGTTGCACTGGCGCGCGCTCTGGTGGAGATGCCAGATGTACTGTTACTTGATGAGCCTACCAACCATTTGGATTTGGATTCGATTTCTTGGTTGGAAGATTTATTAAAAGAGTACAAGGGTTCCGTGATTTTGATTACCCATGATCGCGCCTTCTTGGATAACGTTTGCACACAGATTGTTGAGTTAGATCGCGGTATTTTAAGAACGTATCCAGGTAATTTCTCGGCCTATGAAGTATTGAAAGATCAGGAAATGAATTCTGAATCCTTGGCTAATGCGCGAGCAGACAAATTGCTTGCCCAAGAAGAGGTCTGGATTCGCAAGGGGGTTGAGGCAAGACGTACCCGAAGCGTTGCGCGCATAGCCCGTCTGGAAAATCTCCGCGCTAGCCGCTCACAAAGACGTGATGCAGTTGGGCAAGTGAAGCTTGCAGTATCGGCTGGCGATAGAAGTGGCAAGATCGTCGCTGATCTTCAAAATGTTTCCAAATCTTATGGTCGACCGATCGTGCAGGATTTCACGGCTACGATTTTGCGTGGTGATAAAGTCGGCTTGCTTGGTCCCAATGGCGCTGGTAAGACTACTCTATTAAAACTCATTCTCGGAACTATTGCGCCGGACTCTGGTACTGCGACGATGGGTACCCGAATTGAGGTTGCCTATTTTGATCAGATGCGCGAAGGTCTCGATCTCAATGCTTCGCTTGAGGATTACATTAGTCCAGGTAGCGAGTGGATTGAAATCAACGGTAACAAGAAACATGTCAAGAGTTACTTAAGCGATTTCTTATTTGCACCAGAGCGCACTAATTCACCTGTAAGCACCTTGTCTGGTGGCGAGCGTAATCGCTTGCTATTGGCACGTTTATTTGCAAGGCCTGCGAACGTCTTGGTTTTAGATGAGCCGACCAATGACTTGGATATTGATACCCTGGACTTACTTGAGCAATTACTCCAAGACTACAAGGGTACGGTCTTTTTAGTTAGTCATGATCGTTACTTCTTGGATAACGTAGTTACTAGCATTATTGCCAATGAAGGCGATGGATTCTGGCGGGAGTATGAGGGCGGATACGAGGATTGGAAGATTCAGAAGGCCCGCTCAGATAAAATTCGCGCCGCTAATGGTGGCGCTAAGGCTGTAGAGAAGTCTGAATCAAAATCAGAGGTAAAGGCCGAGCTTAAGACTGAATCGAAACCTGCGCCGGCAAAGGACGCCGTACAAAAGCTCAATGGCAAAGAACGTCAAGAGCTTGAGGCATTGCCTCTACAGATTGAAGTGCTGGAGAAGGAGCAGGCTGAGATTGGTATTGCAATGAGCAATCCAGAACTTTATAAGAATGAGCCTGAACTGGCTGCAAGCATGCAAGCCCGTCTCTCCGAAATTACCGCTGATCTAGATGTGAAGTTACAACGCTGGGAATTGTTGCTGAGTCGCTCCGAGTCTTAA
- a CDS encoding alpha/beta hydrolase — MTALPCIEIETAPNPSASVIWLHGLGADGNDFVPIIPQLNLSECPAIRFVFPSAPSISVTVNGGYIMPAWYDITGRDISDREDLAGIHKSAAAISELIEREASRGVAYEKIVLAGFSQGCAMSLQVGLRFPHALAGIMALSGYLPLAKTLPLERSEANAKTPIYMAHGLWDAVITPERAEASADTLEKMGYQMDWNTYPMEHSLHPDELVDISRFLTMVLSKPPQNQAP; from the coding sequence ATGACAGCATTACCCTGCATTGAAATTGAAACTGCCCCCAATCCAAGCGCATCTGTAATTTGGCTTCACGGATTAGGTGCTGATGGAAACGACTTTGTACCCATCATTCCACAGCTAAACCTGTCTGAGTGCCCCGCTATTCGCTTTGTTTTTCCGAGTGCACCAAGCATATCCGTCACCGTGAATGGTGGCTATATCATGCCAGCCTGGTATGACATCACTGGAAGAGATATCAGCGACCGCGAGGACCTTGCTGGTATTCATAAATCGGCGGCAGCGATCTCGGAGTTGATTGAACGAGAAGCAAGTCGTGGTGTTGCCTATGAAAAAATTGTTTTAGCTGGCTTCTCTCAAGGCTGCGCCATGTCTCTCCAAGTGGGCTTACGCTTTCCACATGCACTTGCAGGCATCATGGCGTTATCAGGTTATCTACCCCTAGCAAAAACCTTACCGCTCGAACGAAGTGAGGCTAATGCCAAGACTCCTATTTATATGGCTCACGGTCTTTGGGATGCTGTAATCACTCCAGAACGTGCAGAGGCTTCGGCTGATACCCTAGAAAAAATGGGTTATCAGATGGACTGGAACACCTACCCAATGGAACACTCTCTTCACCCAGATGAGCTAGTAGATATTTCACGGTTTTTGACCATGGTACTGAGCAAGCCCCCTCAAAACCAGGCGCCTTAA
- a CDS encoding UxaA family hydrolase, with amino-acid sequence MIETSGKKLAGPIIRLHPNDNVVVARVDVPIGESVPSENFTSRSQVPAGYKIASKKILQGEPILKYNVTVGFANTDIEAGTMVHSHNTEFREFDRDYAYASEYKPTTLLPESERATFQGYVRSNGKVGTRNFIGILSTVNCSATVVNKIAAWFTPERLKDFPNVDGVVAFSHDIGCGMEMSGEPMQLLRRTMAGYAQHPNLAAALIIGLGCERNQLKGLMEQESLKENSTLHTFIMQETGGTRKTIEAGIEAVKALLPEANKVKRQTVSASHLCVGLQCGGSDGFSSITANPALGAAIDILSRHGGTGILSETPEIYGVEHTLTRRAASQAIGEKLIQRIRWWKDEYSVGRDVQINGQVSPGNQIGGLANIFEKSLGSSMKGGTGPLMEVYRYAEPVTAKGFVFMDTPGFDPVSATGQIAGGANLIAFTTGRGSMFGSKPAPCIKLATNTPMYTRLTEDMDINCGEILDGTVSVQEMGQRIFELFLRTASGEQSKSELLGLGDYEFVPWQIGVMS; translated from the coding sequence ATGATTGAAACGTCTGGAAAAAAATTAGCGGGGCCCATTATTCGGCTTCATCCCAATGACAATGTCGTTGTAGCCCGAGTAGATGTACCTATTGGCGAATCTGTACCGAGCGAAAATTTTACAAGTCGCAGTCAAGTACCCGCGGGCTACAAAATTGCCAGCAAGAAAATTCTCCAGGGTGAGCCGATTCTGAAATACAACGTGACCGTGGGTTTTGCTAATACAGATATTGAGGCTGGCACGATGGTGCATAGTCACAATACGGAGTTTCGTGAATTCGATCGTGACTATGCATATGCTAGTGAATATAAGCCCACCACCCTTTTGCCTGAATCTGAGCGAGCTACCTTTCAAGGCTATGTCAGATCTAATGGCAAGGTTGGGACGCGTAACTTCATCGGTATTCTATCCACTGTCAATTGCTCAGCAACCGTTGTGAATAAAATTGCCGCTTGGTTTACACCCGAACGTTTAAAGGATTTTCCTAATGTCGACGGTGTGGTCGCGTTTAGTCATGACATTGGTTGCGGCATGGAAATGAGCGGTGAACCAATGCAGTTACTGCGTAGAACGATGGCAGGATATGCTCAGCATCCCAATCTAGCTGCTGCACTCATTATTGGTCTAGGCTGTGAGCGCAACCAACTCAAAGGCTTAATGGAGCAAGAAAGTCTCAAGGAAAATTCCACCTTACATACGTTCATCATGCAAGAAACTGGTGGCACGCGCAAAACAATTGAAGCTGGCATTGAAGCCGTCAAAGCACTTCTGCCTGAGGCGAATAAGGTAAAGCGTCAAACCGTCTCCGCAAGCCACCTCTGCGTGGGTTTGCAATGTGGCGGCTCTGATGGCTTTTCCTCTATAACTGCCAACCCTGCATTGGGTGCTGCGATTGACATTCTGTCGCGCCATGGTGGTACAGGCATTCTCTCGGAGACCCCAGAAATTTATGGGGTTGAGCATACCCTCACTCGCAGGGCTGCTAGCCAAGCAATTGGCGAAAAACTTATCCAACGTATACGTTGGTGGAAGGACGAATACTCTGTTGGCCGCGATGTCCAGATTAATGGTCAAGTCAGCCCCGGCAATCAAATTGGCGGCCTTGCCAATATCTTTGAAAAGTCTCTGGGCTCTTCCATGAAAGGCGGAACAGGACCACTAATGGAAGTGTATCGATATGCAGAACCTGTAACAGCCAAAGGCTTTGTTTTTATGGACACCCCGGGCTTTGATCCTGTCTCAGCAACCGGTCAGATTGCCGGCGGGGCAAACCTGATTGCGTTCACTACAGGACGGGGTTCCATGTTTGGATCCAAACCGGCACCCTGTATTAAGCTGGCAACCAATACGCCTATGTATACACGCCTAACCGAGGATATGGATATCAATTGTGGAGAGATTTTGGATGGCACCGTTTCTGTTCAAGAGATGGGGCAGCGTATTTTTGAACTATTCCTCAGAACAGCCTCTGGGGAGCAGTCTAAAAGCGAGTTATTAGGTCTGGGGGATTATGAATTTGTACCCTGGCAAATTGGGGTTATGAGCTAA
- a CDS encoding chaperone modulator CbpM gives MTQTQITWIESAIVEDEVHMTIVEISQATRAPEELIMSWVSEGVLSPAGSSPEDWRFSGDSLKRARTAAHLAHDLELNTPGVALALDLLDEITRLRNQLLRENIA, from the coding sequence ATGACGCAAACACAAATCACCTGGATTGAGAGTGCCATCGTTGAAGATGAGGTACACATGACCATTGTGGAAATTTCACAAGCTACACGAGCGCCAGAAGAACTCATCATGTCCTGGGTATCTGAAGGCGTTCTTAGTCCAGCCGGCTCATCTCCCGAAGACTGGCGATTTAGCGGTGACTCACTCAAGCGTGCAAGAACTGCCGCTCACCTTGCTCACGACTTAGAACTCAATACTCCTGGTGTTGCACTGGCACTCGATCTCTTGGATGAGATTACACGCCTACGCAATCAACTACTTCGTGAAAATATAGCTTAA
- a CDS encoding AAA family ATPase — MTCKLSPTAPRLILFAGHAGTGKTTLAKKALPLIIEKTGEDFFFLDKDTVYGAYSAHIMELTTNNPNDRDSPFYLQNLRDWEYAGLIAIAKENLQLGVNVILVGPFSSEIQSGRMFNPEELGVPSVSSIRIAWIDLDESEAKSRMEQRADPRDEYKLQHWDEYAKRRQEPPKHAAIQRFDNRYFDEARFEKLIDHLIN, encoded by the coding sequence ATGACCTGCAAGCTCAGCCCTACAGCACCGCGACTTATTCTCTTTGCAGGTCATGCAGGGACAGGTAAAACCACCTTAGCCAAAAAAGCATTACCCCTCATTATTGAAAAGACAGGGGAAGACTTTTTCTTTTTAGACAAAGATACGGTTTATGGTGCCTATAGCGCCCATATCATGGAGCTCACCACCAACAATCCTAATGATCGCGACAGCCCTTTTTATTTGCAGAACCTCAGGGATTGGGAATATGCCGGACTTATCGCTATCGCTAAAGAAAACCTGCAGCTTGGAGTTAACGTCATCTTGGTGGGGCCATTTTCTAGTGAAATCCAAAGCGGTCGAATGTTTAACCCCGAAGAGCTGGGAGTGCCCAGTGTGTCGAGTATCCGAATCGCCTGGATTGATTTAGATGAGAGTGAAGCCAAAAGTCGTATGGAACAGCGCGCAGATCCGAGGGATGAGTACAAACTGCAGCACTGGGATGAATACGCTAAGCGAAGACAAGAGCCACCAAAGCATGCCGCGATACAGCGTTTTGATAATCGATATTTTGATGAGGCTCGATTTGAGAAATTAATCGACCATTTAATTAATTAA
- a CDS encoding putative toxin-antitoxin system toxin component, PIN family, translated as MNIIVLDTNILLDIFVFNDVRSLDLKQAVLERSIQAVASQKTLEEFADVISRPLFKLDSQMQANILEQWQSLAALQNDAELLPAPWKCQDADDQIFLDLVHQLRPAILISKDNAILQLASQAALEDILITSDYNAFKL; from the coding sequence ATGAACATCATTGTTTTAGACACGAATATCTTGTTAGATATTTTTGTCTTTAATGATGTCAGGTCGCTTGACTTAAAACAAGCCGTTCTGGAACGTAGTATTCAAGCTGTAGCCAGTCAGAAGACCCTAGAAGAATTCGCTGATGTAATCTCCCGCCCACTCTTTAAGCTGGATAGTCAAATGCAAGCGAATATTCTGGAGCAATGGCAATCGCTTGCAGCATTACAGAATGATGCTGAGTTACTCCCCGCGCCTTGGAAGTGCCAAGATGCAGATGATCAGATCTTCTTGGATCTGGTCCATCAGCTTAGACCAGCAATATTGATTAGCAAAGACAATGCGATTCTTCAGCTAGCCAGCCAAGCTGCTCTGGAAGATATTTTGATTACCAGCGATTACAACGCTTTCAAGCTTTAA
- a CDS encoding SlyX family protein, protein MTEDRITNLEIKLSFTEDLIDQLNQTIYKQQQQIEFLYRELKSIREQASSADGTANSSPKDEIPPHY, encoded by the coding sequence ATGACTGAAGATCGCATCACCAACCTGGAGATTAAGCTGAGCTTTACCGAAGATCTGATTGATCAACTCAATCAAACTATCTATAAGCAACAACAGCAGATTGAATTTTTATATCGTGAGCTTAAATCCATTCGGGAGCAAGCCAGCAGTGCCGATGGCACAGCTAACAGCAGCCCAAAGGATGAAATTCCACCCCACTATTAA
- a CDS encoding phage holin family protein: MMSNLVPFLVQWGLTSLSLWVASYLFSGLRFADGGSLLIAALLLGFANAVVKPLLILLTLPLTVLTMGLFLLVVNALVLMLVSAVVSGFTISSFWTAFFASIFISLFSLFISGILS; this comes from the coding sequence ATCATGAGCAACTTAGTTCCGTTTTTAGTCCAATGGGGCCTCACTTCACTATCCCTCTGGGTCGCCAGTTATCTTTTTAGCGGTCTGCGTTTTGCAGATGGTGGATCACTGCTGATAGCCGCCCTACTGCTTGGATTTGCGAATGCCGTAGTTAAGCCTTTATTAATTCTCCTCACCTTGCCACTAACTGTTCTCACCATGGGATTGTTTCTGTTGGTAGTGAATGCACTAGTGCTGATGTTGGTCTCTGCAGTGGTTAGTGGCTTTACGATCTCGAGCTTCTGGACAGCCTTTTTTGCCAGCATCTTTATTTCTTTATTCAGCCTGTTTATTAGCGGAATACTGTCTTAA